A genomic segment from Streptomyces sp. NBC_00237 encodes:
- a CDS encoding Sir2 family NAD-dependent protein deacetylase: protein MTLVAIFSGAGISTDSGIPDYRGPSGLWRRDPDAEKLTTYSSYMDDPEVRRKSWLLRREQHALNARPNAAHRAVAELDRRDGFAVRVITQNVDGLHQAGGMPDRKVLELHGTDRAVVCTACRVRSPMDEALERVDAGEPDPACLACGGILKAATVMFGQELDPVVLGTAEAVAKACEVIFAVGSTLQVHPAASLVGIAAEHGARLIIVNAEPTPYDPLADEVVREPIGTALPRLLAGLG, encoded by the coding sequence ATGACTCTTGTCGCGATCTTCAGCGGGGCCGGGATCTCCACGGATTCCGGCATCCCCGACTACCGGGGTCCCAGCGGGCTGTGGCGGCGCGATCCCGACGCCGAGAAGCTGACCACGTACAGCTCCTACATGGACGACCCGGAGGTCCGCCGCAAGTCCTGGCTGCTGCGGCGCGAGCAGCACGCCCTGAACGCCCGGCCCAACGCGGCGCACCGGGCGGTCGCCGAGTTGGACCGGCGGGACGGGTTCGCGGTGCGGGTGATCACGCAGAACGTGGACGGGCTGCACCAGGCGGGCGGCATGCCCGACCGCAAGGTGCTCGAACTGCACGGCACCGACCGGGCGGTGGTGTGCACCGCCTGCCGGGTGCGGTCGCCGATGGACGAGGCGCTGGAGCGGGTGGACGCGGGCGAGCCGGACCCGGCGTGCCTGGCCTGCGGGGGGATCCTGAAGGCCGCGACGGTGATGTTCGGCCAGGAGCTGGACCCGGTGGTGCTGGGCACCGCGGAGGCGGTGGCGAAGGCGTGCGAGGTGATCTTCGCGGTCGGCTCCACGCTCCAGGTGCATCCGGCGGCTTCGCTGGTGGGGATCGCGGCCGAGCACGGGGCGCGGCTGATCATCGTGAACGCGGAGCCCACCCCGTACGACCCCCTCGCCGACGAGGTGGTGCGGGAGCCGATCGGGACGGCGCTGCCGAGACTGCTGGCAGGACTGGGCTGA